A part of Magnetospirillum sp. genomic DNA contains:
- a CDS encoding GntR family transcriptional regulator, which produces MRVSRQSPKSKSGHTSVDADLPTPLYHQIYLILREQIAAGAFEGAARMPTEAQISADFSVSRITAKRALDELAAEGLVVRRRGRGTQLVGQVAGAPVEANISGLIENLLAVGLETKVDILEFGYGAAPETVAKSLRLAVGSEVQRAVRVRRHGGVPLSYSTSWVPAEIGRAFTARDLAHKPLLALLEQAGCLVGSADETLSAVLAGPSVAKALDVRVGSPLLSVVRTVFDQRGRPVEHIAILYRPDRYQYRTKLARVRGPVTRMWSHA; this is translated from the coding sequence ATGCGAGTATCCCGCCAATCGCCGAAGAGCAAGTCCGGTCACACATCGGTCGATGCCGATCTGCCGACCCCGCTCTACCATCAGATATATCTCATTCTGCGCGAGCAGATCGCCGCGGGCGCTTTCGAAGGGGCCGCGCGCATGCCGACAGAAGCGCAGATCAGCGCCGACTTTTCGGTAAGCCGCATCACCGCCAAACGCGCCCTCGACGAACTGGCCGCCGAGGGCCTCGTCGTGCGCCGCCGCGGCCGCGGCACGCAGCTTGTTGGCCAAGTTGCGGGTGCGCCGGTCGAGGCGAACATCTCGGGCCTCATCGAGAACCTGCTCGCAGTCGGGCTCGAGACGAAAGTCGATATTCTGGAATTCGGCTACGGCGCCGCCCCGGAGACGGTCGCAAAATCGCTGCGACTGGCCGTGGGCAGCGAGGTACAGCGCGCGGTACGCGTGCGGCGCCACGGCGGCGTGCCGCTTTCCTATTCCACAAGCTGGGTTCCCGCCGAGATCGGCCGCGCCTTCACGGCCCGCGACCTAGCGCACAAGCCATTGCTTGCTCTGCTCGAACAGGCGGGGTGCCTCGTCGGCTCGGCCGACGAAACTCTGTCGGCCGTCTTGGCCGGCCCCAGTGTGGCCAAAGCGCTAGACGTGCGCGTGGGCTCGCCGCTGCTGTCGGTCGTGCGAACCGTGTTCGACCAGCGCGGCCGACCCGTCGAACATATCGCCATTCTCTATCGTCCCGACCGCTACCAATACCGCACCAAACTCGCCCGCGTACGCGGCCCCGTGACGCGCATGTGGTCGCACGCCTGA